One Cuculus canorus isolate bCucCan1 chromosome 1, bCucCan1.pri, whole genome shotgun sequence DNA segment encodes these proteins:
- the AAMDC gene encoding mth938 domain-containing protein, whose protein sequence is MSSPEIASLSWGQMKVKGCSTTYKDCKVWPGGSRTWDWRETGTGHSPGVQPADLEEVVKKGVKTVVIGRGMSEALQVPPSTVDYLKKNGIDVLVLQTEKAVEEYNALAAQGVKVGGVFHSTC, encoded by the exons ATGTCTTCCCCTGAAATTGCTTCCCTTTCTTGGGGTCAGATGAAGGTGAAAGGCTGCTCTACAACATATAAAGACTGCAAAGTATGGCCGGGAGGAAGCCGAACCTGGGATTGGCGAGAAACTGGGACTGGC CATTCTCCGGGCGTGCAACCAGCTGACCTTGAAGAAGTTGTCAAGAAAGGTGTTAAAACTGTGGTGATTGGTCGTGGCATGAGTGAGGCTTTGCAG gTCCCACCATCTACCGTGGACTACCTGAAGAAAAATGGGATTGATGTATTGGTCTTGCAAACTGAAAAGGCTGTGGAAGAGTACAATGCCCTGGCTGCTCAGGGTGTTAAAGTAGGGGGGGTCTTCCATTCAACCTGCTGA